A section of the Xiphias gladius isolate SHS-SW01 ecotype Sanya breed wild chromosome 10, ASM1685928v1, whole genome shotgun sequence genome encodes:
- the dmac2l gene encoding ATP synthase subunit s, mitochondrial has protein sequence MRLLSKAVQGAVSRRHFWGWLNAVFNKVDYERIKAVGPDRAAAEWLLRCGAKVRFQGFERWHHDYNGLPTGPLGRYKIQGIDATESCIMYRGFDHLDGLKYVEEIKLNKCIYIEDACLERLSSIENLQESLYMMEVVSCGNVTDKGVIALHKLRNLEYLFLSDLPGIKDKQTTADRLQTALPRLDIALDLD, from the exons ATGAGGCTTTTATCGAAGGCAGTGCAGGGAGCAGTGAGCCGCAGGCATTTCTGGGGATGGCTCAATGCAGTTTTCAACAA GGTGGACTACGAGAGGATCAAAGCTGTTGGCCCGGACCGAGCCGCAGCAGAGTGGCTGCTGAGATGTGGTGCAAAAGTCAGGTTCCAAGGTTTCGAACGCTGGCATCACGACTACAACGGACTGCCGACTGGGCCTCTGGGCAGATACAAGATCCAGGGGATTGACGCTACCGAATCCTGCATCATGTACAGGGGGTTTGACCACCTGG ATGGTTTGAAATACGTGGAGGAAATCAAGTTGAACAAGTGCATCTACATTGAAGACGCCTGCCTGGAGAGGCTGAGCTCAATAGAGAATCTGCAGGAGAGCTTGTACATGATGGAGGTGGTGTCGTGTGGAAATGTAACCGATAAGGGCGTCATCGCCCTGCACAAACTCAG GAATCTGGAGTATCTGTTTCTCAGTGACCTGCCGGGaatcaaagacaaacagacGACAGCCGACAGGCTACAGACAGCACTTCCACGTCTGGACATAGCGCTGGACCTGGACTGA
- the l2hgdh gene encoding L-2-hydroxyglutarate dehydrogenase, mitochondrial isoform X1, producing MIRILSGASFRAAGAARPNLPRGITSRELHSTYDVAVVGAGIVGLATARELILRHPSLSFILLEKEKELAVHQSGHNSGVIHSGIYYTPGSLKARLCVRGATLAYEYCEKKGLPYKRCGKLIVAVEQEEIPRLKALYERGMKNNVRDLSVVDAKGIREREPYCRGIMALDSPYTGIVDWRMVALRYGTDFEEAGGTVVTEYEVNDISMAKESPAGSTEGMKYPIAIQDKKGNEVRCRYVLTCGGLYSDRLSQISGCSREPRIVPFRGDYLVLKPEKHYLVKGNIYPVPDPRFPFLGVHFTPRMDGSVWLGPNAVLAFKREGYKVFDFNARDFADALSFRGLQKLVLRNITYGIGEMYRGVFIGAQVKILQKYIPELSLSDVLRGPAGVRAQALDRDGNLVDDFVFDGGVGDVGSRVLHVRNAPSPAATSSLAIAEMVADEVESRFSL from the exons ATGATCCGGATACTGAGCGGCGCGTCTTTCAGGGCTGCCGGAGCAGCGCGGCCGAACCTGCCGAGGGGCATTACGAGCAGGGAGCTGCACAG CACGTATGACGTGGCCGTGGTGGGTGCCGGCATCGTGGGCTTGGCCACAGCCAGAGAGCTCATCCTGCGACACCCGTCGCTCAGCTTCATCctgttggaaaaagaaaaagagctcG CTGTGCACCAGAGTGGGCACAACAGTGGCGTCATTCACAGCGGGATCTACTACACGCCGGGGTCGCTGAAGGCCCGCCTGTGTGTGCGAGGAGCCACTTTAGCCTACGAGTACTGCGAGAAGAAAGGACTCCCTTACAAGAGATGCGGAAAG CTTATTGTGGCTGTGGAGCAGGAGGAGATACCCAGACTTAAGGCTCTGTATGAGCGCGGGATGAAGAACAACGTGCGTGACCTGAGTGTTGTTGATGCCAAGGGAATCCGGGAGCGAGAGCCGTACTGCAGA GGTATAATGGCCTTGGATTCACCCTACACCGGCATTGTAGACTGGAGGATGGTGGCCCTCAGGTATGGCACAGACTTTGAGGAGGCAGGCGGCACGGTGGTAACCGAGTATGAGGTCAATGACATTTCCATGGCCAAGGAGAGCCCGGCAGGGAGCACcgaag GAATGAAATATCCAATCGCAATCCAAGACAAAAAG GGTAACGAGGTGCGGTGTCGTTATGTCCTGACCTGTGGAGGCCTGTACTCAGACCGCCTGTCGCAGATCTCTGGATGCAGCCGGGAGCCACGCATCGTCCCCTTCAGAGGAGATTATTTGGTCCTGAAGCCAGAGAAACACTATTTGGTCAAAGGAAATATCTACCCT gtCCCTGACCCCCGTTTCCCCTTCCTTGGAGTTCACTTCACCCCAAGGATGGATGGAAGTGTTTGGCTCGGTCCCAACGCAGTCCTCGCCTTCAAAAGGGAGGGATACAAAGTGTTCGACTTCAATGCAAGAGACTTTGCAGATGCACTCTCATTCAG GGGCCTTCAGAAGCTGGTGTTGAGGAACATAACGTATGGGATTGGAGAAATGTATCGAGGCGTATTCATTGGTGCTCAGGTTAAAATCCTGCAGAAGTACATCCCTGAACTCTCGCTGAGTGACGTGCTCAG GGGCCCCGCAGGAGTTCGAGCTCAAGCCCTCGACCGGGACGGGAACCTCGTGGATGACTTTGTTTTTGATGGTGGGGTCGGGGATGTGGGCAGTCGGGTGCTCCACGTGCGTAACGCTCCCTCGCCGGCGGCCACCTCCTCCCTCGCCATCGCTGAGATGGTCGCAGACGAGGTGGAGAGCCGCTTCTCGCTCTAG
- the l2hgdh gene encoding L-2-hydroxyglutarate dehydrogenase, mitochondrial isoform X2 yields MSVHQSGHNSGVIHSGIYYTPGSLKARLCVRGATLAYEYCEKKGLPYKRCGKLIVAVEQEEIPRLKALYERGMKNNVRDLSVVDAKGIREREPYCRGIMALDSPYTGIVDWRMVALRYGTDFEEAGGTVVTEYEVNDISMAKESPAGSTEGMKYPIAIQDKKGNEVRCRYVLTCGGLYSDRLSQISGCSREPRIVPFRGDYLVLKPEKHYLVKGNIYPVPDPRFPFLGVHFTPRMDGSVWLGPNAVLAFKREGYKVFDFNARDFADALSFRGLQKLVLRNITYGIGEMYRGVFIGAQVKILQKYIPELSLSDVLRGPAGVRAQALDRDGNLVDDFVFDGGVGDVGSRVLHVRNAPSPAATSSLAIAEMVADEVESRFSL; encoded by the exons ATGT CTGTGCACCAGAGTGGGCACAACAGTGGCGTCATTCACAGCGGGATCTACTACACGCCGGGGTCGCTGAAGGCCCGCCTGTGTGTGCGAGGAGCCACTTTAGCCTACGAGTACTGCGAGAAGAAAGGACTCCCTTACAAGAGATGCGGAAAG CTTATTGTGGCTGTGGAGCAGGAGGAGATACCCAGACTTAAGGCTCTGTATGAGCGCGGGATGAAGAACAACGTGCGTGACCTGAGTGTTGTTGATGCCAAGGGAATCCGGGAGCGAGAGCCGTACTGCAGA GGTATAATGGCCTTGGATTCACCCTACACCGGCATTGTAGACTGGAGGATGGTGGCCCTCAGGTATGGCACAGACTTTGAGGAGGCAGGCGGCACGGTGGTAACCGAGTATGAGGTCAATGACATTTCCATGGCCAAGGAGAGCCCGGCAGGGAGCACcgaag GAATGAAATATCCAATCGCAATCCAAGACAAAAAG GGTAACGAGGTGCGGTGTCGTTATGTCCTGACCTGTGGAGGCCTGTACTCAGACCGCCTGTCGCAGATCTCTGGATGCAGCCGGGAGCCACGCATCGTCCCCTTCAGAGGAGATTATTTGGTCCTGAAGCCAGAGAAACACTATTTGGTCAAAGGAAATATCTACCCT gtCCCTGACCCCCGTTTCCCCTTCCTTGGAGTTCACTTCACCCCAAGGATGGATGGAAGTGTTTGGCTCGGTCCCAACGCAGTCCTCGCCTTCAAAAGGGAGGGATACAAAGTGTTCGACTTCAATGCAAGAGACTTTGCAGATGCACTCTCATTCAG GGGCCTTCAGAAGCTGGTGTTGAGGAACATAACGTATGGGATTGGAGAAATGTATCGAGGCGTATTCATTGGTGCTCAGGTTAAAATCCTGCAGAAGTACATCCCTGAACTCTCGCTGAGTGACGTGCTCAG GGGCCCCGCAGGAGTTCGAGCTCAAGCCCTCGACCGGGACGGGAACCTCGTGGATGACTTTGTTTTTGATGGTGGGGTCGGGGATGTGGGCAGTCGGGTGCTCCACGTGCGTAACGCTCCCTCGCCGGCGGCCACCTCCTCCCTCGCCATCGCTGAGATGGTCGCAGACGAGGTGGAGAGCCGCTTCTCGCTCTAG